From the Leptotrichia sp. oral taxon 221 genome, one window contains:
- a CDS encoding DUF4298 domain-containing protein, translated as MKKEDKIKRVEEMEKIMDKSADIFEEVNAALDKLEENFSDYKKLDDYYSSENWFQDVEDYNNGTLPQDLKCGVLSEDGAYDLFGDNHELAIRLVELAAKMLRR; from the coding sequence ATGAAAAAAGAAGATAAAATAAAAAGAGTTGAGGAAATGGAAAAAATCATGGATAAATCAGCTGATATTTTTGAAGAAGTAAATGCAGCGTTGGATAAATTAGAAGAAAATTTTTCTGATTATAAAAAGCTTGATGATTATTATAGTAGTGAAAATTGGTTTCAAGATGTGGAAGACTATAATAATGGAACTTTACCACAAGATTTGAAATGTGGTGTTTTGAGTGAAGATGGAGCTTATGATTTATTTGGGGATAATCATGAGTTGGCAATTAGGCTAGTAGAACTTGCAGCAAAAATGTTAAGAAGATAA
- the efp gene encoding elongation factor P gives MKPAAELRQGSTYRKDNIPYLILKAERHQSTSGKRQRAAEVKFKTKELISGKIQEITVLATDLMDDIILDRNQMQFLYEIDGDYNFMDQETFEQIALTAEDLGDAVNFLEEEMIIQVLMYEGRPVGVELPNTVIREITYTEPGLKGDTIGRATKPATIANGYSLQVPLFVVIGDKIKIDTRTGEYIERAN, from the coding sequence ATGAAACCAGCAGCAGAATTAAGACAAGGAAGTACATATAGAAAGGATAATATCCCTTACTTGATATTAAAAGCTGAAAGACACCAATCAACATCAGGGAAAAGACAAAGAGCAGCAGAAGTAAAATTCAAAACTAAAGAATTAATTTCAGGGAAAATTCAAGAAATTACAGTTTTAGCTACAGATTTGATGGATGATATTATTTTAGATAGAAATCAAATGCAATTTTTATATGAAATTGATGGAGATTACAACTTTATGGATCAAGAAACTTTTGAACAAATTGCATTAACAGCAGAAGATTTAGGAGATGCAGTAAATTTCTTGGAAGAAGAAATGATTATTCAAGTATTGATGTACGAAGGAAGACCAGTTGGAGTTGAATTGCCAAATACGGTAATTAGAGAAATTACTTATACTGAACCAGGATTAAAAGGAGATACAATTGGAAGAGCAACAAAACCTGCGACAATTGCAAATGGATATAGTTTACAAGTGCCTTTATTTGTAGTAATTGGAGACAAAATCAAAATCGATACAAGAACTGGAGAATACATCGAAAGAGCGAATTAA
- a CDS encoding helicase: MAFQYLDFINSTKGNKEMENKERTIRIYRKVDVNETMEERHKKVMEGLSKLEAPLGLKDSKIPETPDFGTELICFYDAKNVKTKGVSIEGSYDWRDERMLSACWDKLHYEFKTTYKLIDYKKIIYEDLPKVINVFDPYVADLYVAYNGAYEEGRAPETRTYGKSINPEFLKLKEKNCNIGMLGDVLFTLSPVMYFNEESYTKLIKIPKEELLERLKGKANEVLLLEKGIYIIFNDKADITYEEFVEMNNIFKPLLGLI, from the coding sequence ATGGCATTCCAGTATCTTGATTTTATAAATTCTACGAAAGGAAATAAAGAAATGGAAAATAAAGAAAGAACTATCAGAATATACAGAAAAGTAGATGTAAATGAAACGATGGAAGAAAGGCATAAAAAAGTTATGGAAGGACTGTCGAAGCTGGAAGCTCCTTTAGGATTGAAAGATAGTAAAATTCCAGAAACACCTGACTTTGGGACAGAATTAATATGTTTTTATGATGCTAAAAATGTTAAAACTAAAGGAGTTTCAATAGAAGGTTCATATGATTGGAGAGATGAAAGGATGTTATCGGCATGTTGGGATAAGTTACATTATGAATTTAAGACAACATACAAGTTGATAGACTATAAAAAAATAATATATGAAGATCTTCCAAAGGTGATAAATGTTTTTGATCCTTATGTTGCTGATTTATATGTAGCTTATAATGGTGCTTATGAAGAAGGAAGAGCTCCGGAAACAAGAACTTATGGAAAAAGTATAAATCCTGAATTTTTAAAACTGAAGGAGAAAAATTGTAACATAGGAATGCTGGGAGATGTATTATTTACACTATCCCCAGTAATGTATTTCAATGAAGAGAGTTACACTAAGCTAATAAAAATACCTAAGGAAGAGCTTCTAGAAAGACTCAAAGGGAAAGCGAATGAAGTTCTGTTGCTTGAAAAGGGTATATACATTATCTTTAATGACAAGGCAGATATTACTTATGAAGAATTTGTGGAAATGAATAATATATTTAAGCCATTGCTGGGATTAATTTAA
- a CDS encoding phospholipase D-like domain-containing protein, which yields MNKKLILLGAFLILFSSCATIKTPPLGVNFEGPLRDAKNVDFHYDLTYLDKDGNIKYDRNIWQSTYDIVDNAKDYLIVEMFLFNDIYNKNTELFPEFAKEYTARVIKKKRENPNLKIYVLSDENNDLYGAFEYPFITAMKNEGIDVITVDIYKLKDTFPWYSPIWRSVIKPFGNPQNKGWIPNFYGPMWPKLTLRTMFRALNVKADHRKVFLNENDAVIASANIHDPSYFHENVALHTDGDVTKDILSDLQMVANFSNSEINISENSSTGSLNTPNEKILKSKEKTNDNTMEGIKKELEKVEVKRNIPLVNEDPEVRRIEEKKTKLVEKNIDSNIKNDPIEKTDEDRENNYKIQYVTEGAIGKTLDADLKSLKAGDEVLMGMYFLADKPVIDELIKAANRGVKVRIIFDRSRDAFGMSTNGLPNKPVSKKLKKKTKGKIEVKWYFTNNEQYHTKVILMKKTDGSVIVTTGSANMIRKNIRGYIMDANLRVETNENSKLTKEIYTYFDRLWENKDGLFTINFDDEPTTSAKSDFMYKLLDAAQLGSF from the coding sequence ATGAATAAAAAATTAATTTTGTTGGGAGCCTTTTTAATTTTGTTCAGTTCGTGTGCGACAATTAAGACGCCACCTTTAGGAGTTAATTTTGAAGGGCCTTTAAGAGATGCTAAAAATGTTGATTTTCATTATGATTTGACATATTTAGATAAAGACGGAAATATAAAATATGATAGAAATATTTGGCAATCGACGTATGATATTGTTGATAATGCAAAGGATTATTTGATAGTTGAGATGTTTTTATTTAATGATATTTATAATAAGAATACAGAGTTATTCCCTGAATTTGCAAAAGAATACACTGCAAGAGTTATTAAGAAAAAGAGAGAAAATCCAAATTTAAAGATTTATGTACTTTCAGATGAAAATAATGACTTGTATGGAGCATTTGAGTATCCATTTATTACAGCTATGAAAAATGAAGGGATAGATGTTATAACAGTTGATATTTATAAATTGAAGGACACATTTCCTTGGTATTCGCCAATATGGAGATCAGTGATTAAGCCATTTGGAAATCCTCAAAATAAAGGTTGGATTCCTAATTTTTATGGACCAATGTGGCCAAAATTAACATTGAGAACAATGTTTAGGGCATTAAATGTAAAAGCAGATCATAGAAAAGTGTTTTTAAATGAAAATGATGCAGTTATAGCAAGTGCTAATATTCATGATCCAAGTTATTTTCATGAAAATGTTGCATTACATACAGATGGAGATGTTACGAAAGATATTTTAAGTGATTTGCAAATGGTAGCTAATTTTTCAAATTCTGAAATTAATATTTCAGAGAATAGTTCTACTGGATCTCTTAATACACCAAATGAAAAGATTTTAAAATCGAAGGAAAAAACAAATGACAATACGATGGAAGGTATAAAAAAAGAGCTTGAGAAAGTAGAAGTTAAAAGAAATATTCCTTTAGTAAATGAAGATCCTGAAGTGAGAAGAATTGAAGAGAAGAAAACAAAATTAGTTGAAAAAAATATAGATTCAAATATTAAAAATGATCCAATAGAGAAAACAGATGAAGATAGAGAAAATAATTATAAAATTCAATATGTGACAGAAGGTGCAATAGGAAAAACTCTTGATGCTGATTTGAAAAGTTTAAAAGCTGGAGATGAAGTGCTAATGGGAATGTATTTCTTAGCAGATAAACCTGTTATTGATGAATTGATAAAAGCAGCAAATAGAGGAGTAAAAGTTAGAATAATTTTTGATAGAAGTAGAGATGCGTTTGGTATGAGTACAAATGGATTGCCAAATAAACCAGTTTCTAAAAAATTGAAGAAAAAAACTAAAGGAAAAATAGAAGTAAAATGGTATTTTACAAATAACGAACAATATCACACAAAAGTTATATTAATGAAGAAAACAGACGGTAGTGTTATAGTAACTACTGGTTCTGCAAATATGATTAGAAAAAATATAAGAGGATACATTATGGATGCGAATCTTCGAGTAGAGACAAATGAGAACTCTAAATTAACAAAAGAAATTTACACATATTTTGATAGATTATGGGAAAACAAAGATGGATTATTTACTATAAATTTTGATGATGAACCAACAACAAGTGCGAAATCTGATTTTATGTATAAATTATTAGATGCTGCTCAACTAGGGTCATTCTAA
- a CDS encoding endonuclease/exonuclease/phosphatase family protein: protein MRNKIIKGLVSVFLILGIFCCSKKEEKKLDLETGITKNENTILVASFNALRLGEKQKDYRSFVKILSNFDLIGLEEVMNEKGVKKTKAYLEKLTKEKWDYIISEHSVGSENYREFYAFIYRKEKFQEARKIGFYKEKNDNEFMREPYGAYFKSGNFDFVFVIAHSIFGDKEKQRLIEASNYLNVYEYFSKETGENDIIIAGDFNLSADDLAFKNLAVKRNISYLLDPKENLTTLSDDKLVSSYDNFFINREKTKEFTGNSGVYNFIKNNNYATIKKYVSDHLLIFSEYSTLEDLD, encoded by the coding sequence GTGAGAAATAAAATTATAAAAGGGTTAGTTTCTGTATTTTTAATTTTAGGAATATTTTGCTGTTCTAAAAAGGAAGAAAAAAAATTAGATTTAGAGACAGGAATTACTAAAAATGAAAATACAATTTTAGTAGCATCATTTAATGCTTTAAGATTAGGTGAAAAGCAAAAAGATTATCGGTCATTCGTAAAAATTTTATCTAATTTTGATTTGATTGGATTAGAAGAAGTTATGAATGAAAAAGGTGTTAAGAAAACAAAGGCGTATTTGGAAAAATTGACGAAAGAAAAATGGGATTATATTATTTCAGAACATTCTGTTGGGAGTGAGAATTATAGAGAGTTTTATGCTTTTATTTATAGAAAAGAAAAATTTCAAGAAGCGAGAAAGATTGGATTCTACAAAGAAAAAAATGATAATGAATTTATGCGAGAACCTTATGGTGCATATTTTAAAAGTGGAAATTTTGATTTCGTCTTTGTGATTGCTCATTCGATTTTTGGAGATAAGGAGAAACAACGGTTGATTGAAGCGTCAAATTATTTGAATGTTTATGAGTATTTTTCTAAGGAGACAGGAGAAAATGATATAATTATTGCTGGAGATTTTAATCTTTCGGCTGATGATTTAGCATTCAAAAATTTAGCAGTAAAGCGTAATATTTCCTATCTTTTAGATCCAAAAGAAAATTTGACAACACTTTCAGATGATAAATTAGTGAGTTCATACGATAATTTTTTTATAAATCGTGAAAAAACTAAAGAATTTACTGGGAATTCTGGAGTTTATAACTTTATAAAAAACAATAATTATGCTACAATAAAAAAATATGTGTCGGATCATTTGTTAATTTTTTCTGAATATTCGACGTTAGAAGATTTAGACTGA
- a CDS encoding SIMPL domain-containing protein (The SIMPL domain is named for its presence in mouse protein SIMPL (signalling molecule that associates with mouse pelle-like kinase). Bacterial member BP26, from Brucella, was shown to assemble into a channel-like structure, while YggE from E. coli has been associated with resistance to oxidative stress.), with translation MKKVQFIIISTILSFGLIISAAIVSNAMDKANKSENKITVKGVAEKRIKADKAVVNVVLSGENVVLDDLRKDISEKEKKSLDLIKTLGISSEDYSIENLKVDPEFSETGDKILKYSGSESIVISTENVEKIDEIYQKLLTLKLENNNLEVTKPEYYITSIERYKKDLLVDASKNAEYKAIEMLKVNNNEIAGVKNVTQGQFEILPDVEDTKRIKEDEQNQMYKKLRSVVTATYLIKY, from the coding sequence ATGAAAAAAGTACAATTTATAATAATTTCTACAATTTTATCGTTTGGGTTAATAATTTCAGCGGCGATTGTATCGAATGCAATGGATAAAGCCAATAAAAGTGAGAATAAAATAACTGTAAAGGGTGTGGCGGAAAAGCGAATAAAGGCGGATAAAGCTGTAGTAAATGTAGTATTGTCAGGAGAAAATGTAGTTTTAGATGATCTAAGAAAAGATATCTCTGAAAAAGAAAAAAAATCTTTAGATTTGATAAAAACTTTGGGAATTAGTTCAGAAGATTATAGTATTGAAAATTTAAAAGTAGATCCAGAATTTTCTGAAACAGGGGATAAAATTTTAAAATATAGTGGGTCTGAAAGCATTGTAATTTCTACTGAAAATGTTGAAAAAATTGATGAAATTTATCAAAAATTATTGACATTGAAATTAGAAAATAATAATTTAGAGGTTACAAAACCTGAATATTATATTACAAGTATTGAAAGATACAAAAAAGATTTGCTAGTAGATGCTTCAAAAAATGCAGAATACAAAGCTATAGAAATGTTGAAAGTTAACAATAACGAAATTGCAGGAGTAAAAAATGTAACTCAAGGACAATTTGAGATTTTACCAGATGTGGAAGATACTAAACGTATAAAAGAAGATGAACAAAATCAAATGTATAAAAAATTAAGATCAGTTGTTACAGCTACTTATTTAATAAAGTATTAA
- the thrC gene encoding threonine synthase, whose product MNYRSTRGGEPQSSTFAALHGLAKDGGLYIPEKLPNIKLTYNELKDLSYQELSERIIKLFFTEFTDEEIKKAVNSAYNSETFTDESIVPVYKLNDKVSFGELFHGRTLAFKDLALSLFPYLLLLSKEKQKEDKKILILAATSGDTGKAALEGFKDVDGINIVVFYPKNGVSPMQEEQMRKQLGNNVDIVAINGNFDDAQSAIKVIFGSEEFKKYANDHNVMFSSANSINIGRLFPQVIYYISTYVNLVNSGTIKENEEFNVVVPTGNFGNILAGYIAKKLGIPIKKFISASNKNKVLADFFQTGTYNKNRDFYATNSPSMDILLSSNFERYLYYATGENSERVAELINNLLTTGVLKISDEELANIQKEFYGEFANEEETVASIKGIYEKYHYLMDPHTSVAYSVYEKLGNDKLNKDVHTVIMSTAHPFKFPAPIAKALGLDENSEPYSILDKVSEITGVAFPAKLDEVRKSEIRFSTVIDKAEIQDYVKKYIKNLK is encoded by the coding sequence ATGAATTACAGAAGTACTCGAGGTGGAGAGCCACAATCATCGACATTTGCTGCATTACATGGACTTGCTAAAGATGGTGGTCTTTATATACCTGAAAAATTGCCTAATATAAAATTAACTTATAATGAATTGAAAGATTTATCTTATCAAGAATTGTCAGAAAGAATTATCAAATTATTTTTTACAGAATTTACTGATGAAGAAATAAAAAAAGCTGTAAATAGTGCATATAATAGTGAAACTTTTACTGATGAAAGTATTGTTCCAGTTTATAAATTAAATGATAAAGTTAGTTTTGGCGAATTATTTCATGGAAGAACTTTAGCTTTTAAGGATTTAGCTTTATCGCTTTTCCCTTATTTATTGCTTTTAAGTAAAGAAAAACAAAAAGAAGATAAAAAAATCTTGATTTTAGCTGCAACTTCTGGAGATACAGGAAAAGCTGCTTTAGAAGGATTCAAAGACGTTGATGGAATTAATATTGTTGTATTCTATCCAAAAAATGGTGTTAGTCCAATGCAAGAAGAACAAATGAGAAAACAATTGGGAAATAATGTTGATATCGTTGCAATTAATGGTAACTTTGATGATGCTCAAAGTGCTATAAAAGTAATTTTTGGAAGTGAAGAATTTAAAAAATATGCAAATGATCATAATGTTATGTTTTCAAGTGCAAACTCTATCAATATTGGTAGATTATTCCCTCAAGTAATTTACTATATTTCTACTTATGTTAATTTAGTAAATTCTGGTACAATAAAAGAAAATGAAGAATTTAATGTTGTTGTTCCAACTGGAAACTTTGGAAATATTTTAGCTGGATATATTGCTAAAAAATTAGGTATTCCTATTAAAAAATTCATTTCAGCTTCAAATAAAAATAAAGTACTGGCTGATTTCTTCCAAACAGGAACATACAATAAAAATAGAGATTTCTATGCGACTAATTCTCCATCAATGGATATTTTATTATCTTCTAACTTTGAAAGATACTTGTATTATGCGACTGGAGAAAATTCAGAAAGAGTTGCTGAATTAATCAATAATTTATTAACAACTGGTGTGTTAAAAATTTCTGATGAAGAATTAGCTAATATTCAAAAAGAATTTTATGGTGAATTTGCAAACGAAGAAGAAACTGTTGCATCAATAAAAGGAATTTATGAAAAATATCATTACTTAATGGATCCTCATACTTCAGTAGCTTATTCAGTTTATGAAAAATTAGGAAATGACAAATTGAATAAAGATGTTCACACAGTAATTATGTCAACTGCACATCCATTTAAATTCCCTGCTCCTATCGCAAAAGCTTTAGGATTAGATGAAAATTCAGAACCTTATAGCATCTTGGATAAAGTTTCTGAAATAACTGGAGTTGCATTCCCTGCAAAATTAGATGAAGTTAGAAAATCTGAAATTAGATTCTCAACAGTAATTGATAAAGCAGAAATACAAGATTATGTTAAAAAATATATTAAAAATTTAAAATAA
- a CDS encoding MATE family efflux transporter, whose protein sequence is MSKKIYRKAVTIGLPVAFENMIYSLVSFIDVFMVGKENLVLGLGTVAVAGLGFANQLYMIFAVSLFGLNSGGGIFAAQFFGNKDYKNLKKCLGITLSIGFVFSLLFLILGLFFNREVISVFTNDTKVIETGAKYLKVVAWTYPLIGIGFAFNMQLRAIGQTKYPFYSSLIGLVINFVFNSLLIFGNFGFPALGVVGAAVATVLSRFISTLYIIYIVYKLKLPLAATFKEMFGFTWEFFVRILKVSLPVFGHEIMWVSGVSIYVVIYGRMGTEPAAAVEIVKSISNLIFTLLFGLSSASSAIIGNEIGAGNEEGAYKTAIALLKASVVLAVIISISVYLFSPILLNIMHVKPGIYPLTKQILISEMFIIICKSMGTILIVGILRAGGDTLWTMFADLLPLWLVAIPITYIAGLKLGLPISIVYLFSVSDEVVKFVPCLRRLRSKKWINNLVK, encoded by the coding sequence TTGAGTAAAAAAATTTATAGAAAAGCTGTCACGATTGGGTTACCAGTAGCATTCGAAAATATGATTTACAGTTTAGTGAGTTTTATTGATGTTTTCATGGTTGGAAAAGAGAATCTTGTATTAGGATTAGGAACAGTTGCGGTGGCAGGATTAGGTTTTGCAAATCAATTATACATGATATTTGCGGTTTCACTGTTTGGTTTAAATAGTGGAGGTGGAATATTTGCTGCACAATTTTTTGGTAATAAAGATTATAAAAATTTGAAAAAATGTTTGGGAATAACTTTATCGATTGGATTTGTTTTTTCGTTGTTGTTTTTAATATTAGGGCTGTTTTTTAATCGAGAAGTAATTAGTGTTTTCACAAATGATACAAAAGTTATTGAAACTGGAGCAAAATATTTAAAGGTTGTTGCTTGGACATATCCGTTAATAGGGATTGGATTTGCTTTTAATATGCAATTACGTGCAATTGGTCAGACAAAATATCCGTTTTATTCAAGTTTGATAGGATTAGTAATAAATTTTGTTTTTAATTCATTACTGATTTTTGGAAATTTTGGATTTCCAGCATTGGGAGTTGTGGGAGCGGCTGTAGCAACGGTTTTATCAAGATTTATATCAACTTTATACATAATTTATATAGTTTATAAATTGAAATTGCCATTAGCAGCTACATTTAAAGAAATGTTTGGATTTACGTGGGAATTTTTTGTGAGAATTTTAAAAGTTTCGCTTCCAGTGTTTGGGCATGAAATAATGTGGGTTTCAGGAGTTAGTATATATGTGGTAATTTATGGAAGAATGGGAACAGAACCTGCTGCCGCAGTTGAAATCGTAAAATCAATAAGTAACTTGATATTTACATTATTATTTGGGCTTTCGAGTGCATCATCAGCAATTATTGGGAATGAAATTGGAGCTGGAAATGAAGAAGGAGCCTATAAAACAGCAATTGCTCTTTTGAAAGCATCGGTAGTTTTAGCAGTAATTATAAGCATAAGTGTGTATTTATTTAGTCCAATTTTATTAAATATTATGCATGTAAAACCAGGAATTTACCCATTAACAAAACAAATATTGATTTCTGAAATGTTTATAATAATTTGTAAATCGATGGGGACAATACTTATTGTAGGAATTTTAAGGGCTGGAGGAGATACATTGTGGACAATGTTTGCTGATTTGTTACCGCTTTGGCTTGTAGCGATTCCTATAACATATATTGCTGGTTTAAAATTAGGATTGCCAATTTCAATTGTATATTTATTTTCAGTAAGTGACGAAGTCGTGAAATTTGTTCCTTGTTTAAGACGATTAAGAAGTAAAAAATGGATAAATAATTTAGTAAAATAG
- a CDS encoding tetratricopeptide repeat protein — MKKKLILLTVILAIGMMSVSCFKKKDKKADKKQTQQQVENKDINTDIFNLGAQQANGGNPDIKNLTPEEQQKLIDNQIDPVKVSEAITKAEAGDKEAIMSLSQLYFNLKDNEKVKKFLQMGVDRNYPEAIYNLAVILKQEGNTAEANKLMARLPKNVTTVARGGRQQVQVRQLRMRPGAEEFNRGVELVRAKKYSQAKAEFEKAYNKGIKDADVRIAMLNKEMKNYPEAIKWLKKASNRGVKGTDVEIGAILYDNGKQEESRPYLIKSYNSGNKGLAGAIAATYHKEKNMSEALKWYKIAAKNGDKNAKEIVSQLESGGKVAETTKRGVKSFLNGGEAQNESLTKQTLKQINNSNESKDANKNELKIKEVEAPKHSVTVKEEKSSTPEQPKHETKKEVNVDELLKSKAAEYNK; from the coding sequence ATGAAAAAAAAGTTAATATTATTAACAGTAATTTTAGCGATAGGTATGATGTCAGTTTCATGCTTTAAGAAAAAAGATAAGAAAGCTGACAAAAAACAAACGCAACAACAAGTTGAAAACAAAGATATCAATACAGATATATTTAATTTAGGAGCACAACAAGCAAATGGAGGAAATCCTGATATTAAAAACTTGACTCCTGAAGAGCAACAAAAATTGATAGACAATCAAATTGATCCAGTAAAAGTATCAGAGGCAATCACAAAAGCTGAAGCTGGAGATAAAGAAGCAATTATGTCATTGTCACAATTATACTTCAATTTAAAAGATAATGAAAAAGTAAAAAAATTCTTACAAATGGGAGTAGACAGAAATTATCCAGAAGCAATCTATAATTTAGCAGTGATCTTGAAACAAGAAGGAAATACTGCAGAAGCTAATAAATTAATGGCTAGATTGCCTAAAAATGTTACTACTGTTGCAAGAGGTGGAAGACAACAAGTACAAGTGAGACAATTGAGAATGAGACCTGGTGCTGAAGAGTTTAACAGAGGAGTTGAATTAGTAAGAGCTAAAAAATATAGTCAAGCAAAAGCTGAATTTGAAAAAGCATATAATAAAGGAATTAAGGATGCTGATGTAAGAATAGCTATGTTAAATAAAGAAATGAAAAACTATCCAGAAGCAATAAAATGGTTGAAAAAAGCAAGTAACCGTGGAGTAAAAGGTACAGATGTTGAAATTGGAGCAATTTTATACGATAATGGAAAACAAGAAGAATCTAGACCATATTTAATAAAATCTTATAATTCAGGAAATAAAGGTCTTGCAGGTGCAATAGCAGCAACTTATCATAAAGAAAAAAATATGTCAGAAGCATTAAAATGGTACAAAATAGCTGCTAAAAATGGTGATAAGAATGCGAAAGAAATTGTTTCTCAATTAGAAAGTGGAGGAAAAGTTGCTGAAACTACAAAAAGAGGTGTAAAATCATTTTTAAATGGTGGAGAAGCTCAAAATGAAAGTTTAACAAAACAAACTCTTAAACAAATAAATAATTCGAATGAATCAAAAGATGCTAATAAAAATGAATTGAAAATTAAAGAAGTAGAAGCACCAAAACATTCAGTAACAGTAAAAGAAGAAAAATCATCAACTCCTGAACAACCAAAACATGAAACTAAAAAAGAAGTAAATGTTGATGAGCTATTGAAAAGTAAAGCTGCAGAGTATAATAAATAG
- a CDS encoding HEAT repeat domain-containing protein: protein MEKNNLEKLENLMSKKYKKQISFQQLQKEFLKNDDVRIEYIKTELEKAYNEKNGDSVYILILAIYMFKLYSEKFVDILCKLTKEEWHGKHEDIVFYLQQLELPSTIDCIYELATSNFEKYRWDDNFALVRKCCFALGDINTPKAKEKLELLLQSEEETIREHAMEQLNRCDFTNKDVE, encoded by the coding sequence ATGGAAAAAAATAATCTTGAAAAATTGGAAAATTTGATGTCGAAAAAATATAAAAAACAAATAAGTTTTCAACAATTACAAAAGGAATTTTTAAAAAATGATGATGTAAGAATAGAGTATATAAAAACAGAGTTGGAAAAAGCATATAATGAAAAAAATGGAGACAGCGTATATATTTTAATTTTAGCAATTTACATGTTCAAATTATACAGTGAAAAATTTGTTGATATTTTATGCAAATTAACAAAAGAAGAATGGCATGGAAAACACGAAGATATAGTGTTTTATCTCCAGCAACTAGAATTACCTTCTACGATAGATTGCATTTATGAATTAGCAACTTCAAATTTTGAAAAATACCGTTGGGATGATAATTTTGCACTAGTCAGAAAATGCTGTTTTGCTTTAGGAGATATAAATACTCCTAAGGCGAAAGAAAAATTGGAATTGTTGTTACAGAGTGAAGAAGAGACTATAAGAGAACATGCAATGGAACAGCTGAACAGATGTGACTTTACAAATAAGGATGTTGAATGA
- a CDS encoding DUF4291 domain-containing protein, whose translation MKGLIMKKEEERNIYAVFDDKTIRVYQAYNNEIADEALKLGKFGSKFSLTRMTWIKPSFLWMMYRSGWASKQGQERILAIDLKREGFDEIVRNSVLSSFREVSDLSKEEWKEKLENSEVRCQWDPDRDIYGNPIGRRAIQLGIKGKTVKKYINDWIVNITDITDKVIEMRNSIQNGTFSEVMLPKEKKYILNIND comes from the coding sequence ATGAAAGGATTAATTATGAAAAAAGAAGAGGAAAGAAATATTTATGCTGTATTTGATGATAAAACAATAAGAGTTTATCAGGCATATAATAATGAAATAGCAGACGAGGCTTTAAAATTAGGAAAGTTTGGAAGTAAATTCAGTCTTACAAGAATGACCTGGATAAAGCCATCATTTTTGTGGATGATGTACAGAAGTGGCTGGGCCAGTAAGCAAGGACAGGAAAGAATATTGGCAATTGACCTAAAAAGGGAAGGATTTGATGAAATAGTGAGAAATTCTGTACTTTCATCTTTTAGGGAAGTTTCTGATTTATCTAAGGAAGAATGGAAAGAAAAACTAGAAAATTCAGAAGTAAGATGTCAATGGGATCCGGATAGGGATATTTACGGCAATCCAATAGGAAGAAGAGCGATACAGCTAGGTATAAAGGGAAAAACAGTAAAAAAATATATAAATGACTGGATTGTAAATATAACGGATATAACTGATAAAGTTATTGAGATGAGAAACAGCATTCAAAATGGAACTTTTTCAGAAGTTATGCTTCCTAAAGAGAAAAAGTATATTTTAAATATCAATGATTAG